The DNA region AACCTGGGCGGTCAGTGTCCCTCAGTCACACCGGGAGAGGGTTGGGGTGATGGGCACAGCCCTGAGCATGTGCCCTGCCCATCACTGCCTCACCAGCCTGTGTTCTCTCTCAGCCTGCGCTCCTGTACCTGGTCCCCGCCTGCATCGGCTTTCCTGTCCTGGTGGCACTGGCCAAGGGAGAAGTGACAGAGATGTTCAGGTAAGAGGCGGCGGGGGGCACAGGTGCACCTGCAGGCAGCTAGTGGAGCCTGCCAGGGCTGTTGGTACATGTCTCCAGGGGAGCACTGTTCCCACCACCGGCCTCACCCCTCGCCCTTTCCACCAGCACATGGGTGCCAGACCCGTGGGCACCAGCGGAACCCTCCTGGGGGCCAGGAGCCAGGGGAGGGCAAGGCCTTGGGGCTCTCGAGGCAGCCCGCACACCCAGATGCCAGCTGAGTCCTGAGAAGGAACTGGCTGGTGTAGATTCCCCCCCAGACGGCCCCACTGTGGGGAACCCTGCATTCCCATTCCTGACTCTGCTGCCATGTGACTTCAGGCGTGTCCTTCCCCTCCTCCGGCCTCAGTTTCTACATGTGAGTAATAGAGGGGACCCTAGTGTGATGGAAATGCCCTGTTAGAAGTCAGGTGTCAATCCCCATTCAGTTGCCTCTGTGGCTGTAACCCACAGCTAgctgctttctctctgtctcagtcGCACATGTACCCCTTCCCCATGGCCATCCGCACACCTGCCACACCGATGATCAGCCCCACCCTGACCCCGAGGCCTGCATGACTCCGACAGGTGTCTGCTCCCCAGCAGCACTGACCCCGCCCGCCAGGGACCCAGAAATAGCTGCCGGCTGCAACTGAAGCTGCCCACTCGGGCCTCCCCCCAGCTCCACCTGCCTGGCCGAGCCTTCTGTGCACCTGGCTGCCTGCAGGGGGACCTGTGACTCACCCCTCCCCCGTACCTGCCTCTGCCCTTCCTAGGAGCCCCAGGCTCCCAACCTGCCTGCTCGTGGCTCCCGGCCTGGCAGAGCCCTGTGGACTCTGAGGCAAGGCTGGGGGTGAACCTGGGGGCAGATCTGGGGGagctctgggggcaggggtggaccTGAGCCCTGAGCTCAGTCGCTACCCTCACCctcggctcccagcccccactcggGGCCACCTCCCCAGCCAGGACAGAGGGTGCCTGCCTTTAACCACTTGGTGCTTTGTTTCTCTAAATGTTCGCCCACATGGGCGCCCCACCTTTCTGTCCCCCACTCCCCAGGAGGTTCTTAGATTGAGGTGATAAAGCAAAtggtctctctcttctctttctgcccATCTCTCTCCCTAATTCTCCACCTTATCtttggttttacttttctttttattggcactctcccttttttttttaaattcatttacttctttttaaataggTAGTAACACATGCACATCGGTCAAAATTCcacagcatgaaaaaaaaaattccatagcATGAGAGGGACAACCCCTCAGACCTCAGCCACCCCCAGAGGCCAGCTCTGTCCCTGGACATTCAGAGACATCTCTGCACCTAAAAGCACACATGTGTGTACACATTCTTGTGTAGATGGTGGCATTCTCGGAGCATTCTACATCTTGATTTTTCACACAAGGGTGTGTCTGAGAGATGTTTCCGCAGCAGCACGTGTACATCTAGGGCATCCTAGTTCTTCTGCAGGGTGTCCCCCTATGTAGGtgcatctttttctctttgttctccaaGTAACACTGGCTTCTTTCCACAGAGCCTGAAAGTGCAGAGATAGATAAAATAAGACCCAGTTCTGCTCCCTGCTCCTTGGAAGAGAAGTCTCTGTCCTCCCTTagtctcttcctctccatctcttttttctgtctctctgtctgtctctcacacaGCTACGAGTCCTCAGCGGAAATCCTGCCTCATACCCCGAGGCTCACCCACTTCCCCACAGTCTCGGGCTCCCCAGCCAGCCTGGCGGACTCCATGCAGCAGAAGCTAGCTGGCCCTCGCCGCCGGCGCCCGCAGAATCCCAGCGCCATGTAATGCCCAGCGGGTGCCCACCTGCCCACTTCCCCCCACTGCCCTGGGGCCCAAGGTAGGGCAGACACCCCAGCTCCAGTGTACAGTGTACAGGGCAGGGAGGTTTGCCAGGGACAGGCGGCAAGAGGCagctcctccaccaccaccaggcAGTCACGGTGCCCAGCCGCAGGGTGGGGGAGCAGGGCCTCAGAACCCTGGTGTCCTCACCAGTATGGTGGGACTCATGTGAGAGTGGGTGTCAGCAGCCCTTGTCATGCAGCAGTAGACACTGTTACCACTCTCCGTATACCGTATACATatagccttgggcaagtcactttcctCTCTCAGAAACCTCTCTGTTCGTCTGTAAGTGGGCACGTGCCTGCCTTGTGTGGTCGATCTGGTAAGGAAATGTGAGTGTTGTCCTTGGCGTGAGCTCACTTGCTCAGTAAGTGGAGCCCATAGTAAGAGTTAAGCAGGGTGTCCGCCTGGGAGAGTGGCACCCTGCCCCTTGCCAGTAGAGCAGCCCCCTGCCTGCCCGCACCCCTGGGGCTGAGCTGTTTGACTCCTGCCGTGTGCCCTGGGAGCCAGCGCATCTCCCGTAGCCTCATCCTGGCTGccccttttttcccccattctctCCAGTGGAAGGTTCAAGAAGCTTAAAATTGGCCTTCACAAGCCCAAGTCCAACCTTTCCCGTTTGCCGCTGCCCTTGCCACCTCTTGGCACCACCAGGCACAGAGAAAGCGGAGCAGGCAGCCTGTCTGAGGAGGGCGCACAGCGGGGCCGGGCCAAGTCCTGGAAGGTGCTGGGCTGAGGATGTGCGCGCCCAGGGGTTTCCCCGcgatggtgggaggtggggcacAAAGATTCTGCTCTTCCCTCCTCTAAATGTGTCGTCgttgttgttttgttcttttggtcAGTTACGAGGAGTCAAATCCAAAGGATCCAGCAGCAGTGACAGAATCCAAAGAGGGAACAGAGGCCTCGACATCGAAGGGgctggagaagaaggagaaatgaTGCGGCTGGTGCCTGACCCTCTGAGGGCCAGACACACGGGCCCGCACGGCCGCAGTCCTGCTGAAGGGGAACGGCAGCtccaggagaggggcaggggcagcaggcTCCCTCCAACAGGGCCTCCGGGGCCTGGTTCCCTCTCCCGCATCTCTGGCCTCgctctgcctctccccatccctgcccGCAAAGGAAGCCCCcgactgcccccacccccccaggtgCCAGGTGGGAAAAGTGGGTCTGATTTTTAGACTTTTGTATTGTGGACTGACTTTGCCTCACATTAAAAACTCATCCCATTGCCCAGGCAGTCCACTGTGCTTCTGGAAGGTTCTTACCCAGTATCTTACAATGGGTTTACTAGGTCTCACCTTCCCACCCAGGGACTTTTCTGTAAGGAAGGGGACTGTGGACCGTCGCAACCTGTGTTGAGGCCCTGACCTCTGGGCCCCTCCTTCCTGTATGCCCACCCAGCGCCTGGCCAGTATGCCAGCTCAGCGCCCCCAGGATACCCTCTGGCCAGAAGAGGGGGCCCTCGAGCCCTCTCCCCTGCCATCCAGTTTTCCTGCCACGCTGCTCCCAATACTTGGGGGCAGTGAGGGTGTTGGACAGGTGCTGGATGCATTACCTACTGGCGGAAAGGTTTGCAGGGAGGAGGCCGTGGTACCAAAAGGCTGACCTGACTCAGCAAGGGGATCATTATCTGCAAAGCCAGGGAAATGGGCAGGGCCGTGTGAGCCCCAggaaagagtttggattttattcccgGGATGGCAGAAGTCATCCTCTGTGATCCTGATGTCCCCATGGCTTCAGCTGGAGAGCCCTTGGACGCTAGGTTGCCCTAGAAATGAAGGCCCCACCGCTCCCATTCTGCCCATTCCTGAGATTCTTCCCAAAACGACTACTATAAGGCCAGGAAGATCCTGATTCTAGGAGCCGCCCCCAGGGCCGCTGGaggggctgtggggtgggggtggagggactGGGCCCAGTGCTTCCGAGAGGCCATCCACGCCCGATAGCTGGAGATCCCATAGCTAGGGTTTCTCCAAGGTTTGCTGAAGACAGCAGCCCTGGCCTGTAGGAGAACCCCCAGTGGACCAAGCCAGGGGTGGGCACAGCCCTCATCTGCCTGCTTAGGGTGGGGTCACTGGGTGGAGAAACTGATGTGGGGGAGGGTGGCCGCTGGCCCGAGACTCAGACCTTCAGCACCCCACCCAGAGATCTCTCTTGCCTGACCTTCAGGTTTAAAGGCTGAAGATGACAGGGGCTGCCAGACAGTTTGGAGCTAAAGCACAGGTAGGAGCAGAGAAGGGGAGCTGTTACATGTACCGAGCACCTCAATACAGGATTTCCCTTAATTCTCACTCTCAGGCTGTGGGTGCTAGTATCAGCCCCATTGCACAAGTGAGAGAGTTGAGGCAGATTACCTAATAGATATGGATTTGACCTTGAGCCATCTGAATCAAATTCCAGAGTTCCTAAGGACTTTGCAACTCCTCTGCAGACCCCTGGGCCTGATCCCTACCAGCTTCTCTGGGCCTTCTGGAAAGGAGGGGTAGGAAATCTCAAAAGCCTCTCCCAGTCCAGGGGGTCCCTTTCAGGGACTTCTCGTATCTCTGCCGACTCCAGCCGCCTCCAGAGGGGAGGCCGTGTGGTCCTGGAACAAGGCCACTCTGAGGGCGGAAGATGGGGCAGGCAGCCCAGGCACACAGCACGGTTGGTTCTGCAGCCCGGAGCCCACAAAGGCCTCATTGAGTCACCGCCGGCCCCCGGCGGAGGCTGAGGTGGCCGTGGCGCCGGGCGCCTGCCACCTAATGGCCGTCCTGGCCTGGCCAGATGTTCCACAGACCTCGGCAGTGGCCGGCCAGGGCCCGCCGGCCAGCCGGCACCGCAGAGGCCACTCTAATTCCAATTAACCAGCTTCAGCTGAGCAAACAGCGGGCAGCGGTGGCCCAGCCCGGGCGGTAGGCCCGGCCCGCAGAGCCTCCGAGTCTAGACTCCAGATGTGAACCGCCACAGCCAGAGTCCCATGGAAAAATGGCACCAGGCCGGGCGCGGATTGGGTCCGCACGCCGGAGGGGGGGGTGGGCACGGCCCTGGGTGGGCCTAGTGCCAGCCTCACCCTGGAGTGGGAGTGGATTCTTAGGAAACTGCTCCAAAGCCCCCATATTCTGCCCCTGATTTGTTAGGTGTCCCTCTCTGTGGCCTCAGTCTCCCTTGACTATGGTAGGTGGGAGGGGTCTAATgtaggggaagggagaaggccAGCCCTGCTGAGAGCTCcagtacattatttcatttgtatttcacgTGTCTAGCATTATGCTATGTATTTTAGAAATACTTATGTAATCGAtataacagccctgtgaggtaggtactatcattTTTACAGGTAAAGGAAATTGAAGCAGAGAGACATTTAAGTGCCCAAGgggaggatttgaacccagggtgCCTGGCTTCCAGAATCATGATATTCACCACAGGTGGTGGTGTTGCAAGTCAGGATGCAAAATTCCGGGTTCCGGTCTTGTGGTGGTGTTGGAGGAGAGGGTCAGCGTCTGACAGCAGGGCTGCCTACCACAATGTGACGGGCAGACCTACCCACTCTGTcctgtttcctcagctgtgaaatgggtaAGACCCTCCTGGGTGGCTCCAAATCTGGGAGTAAAGCCCTGAGATGCCCTTTTGGGGCTTCAGCACCATCTATGAGCTGGGCATCGGTCAAGCCGCTAGACACAGCAGGGAACACAGGGCAAGCGCGGGTTCCCCAGCTGACCTTGTGATCAGGGAAACAGACTTGAAACGGCTGAACAAATGGATAATGTCAAGTCAATGATAATGTCAAGACCTCAGGCAGGAAAGGTGCCACCGGCCCCACGCCAAAAAAAGGGCAAGACTTGCCCGGGGTCTCATAAGGAGTGGAGACCAGAGGCGGGGCCTGCTGCTCCCTGCCCACCCGGCTCTCCCACCGCTAGGATTCCCTCCACGTTCCAGGCCGGGTCATGGGAGGCGGAGGTTGGGGAGGAGGCAGCATCCTGCCCGGGTGCGTCAGGAAGGGCCGAGCGGGAAGGAAggcaccacccccacccccgccgcggCCACACCTGGTCTCTCCAGGCGGGCAGGGGGGCCCGGGCCGGCGCTTGGCTCCAGCGAGTCTGGGCCGCCTCCCCGCGCCGCCCGGCGGGGGCCGCCAGATGGGCCGGCCGCCCGCCCAGCTACGCAGGCAGGAAACAGCCACCAGGGCTGCCAGGAAGGCGGACGCGAGTGGCGAGGCGGGGCCGAAGTGGCCCCGGCCCCTGAGGGGAGGGGTCAGGCGCAGGCGCGGCCAAGACCCTGTAAGCCGTGGAATGCCGACTCAGCCGCCTACATATCAGGGtttccttgggcaagtcacttctcttTTCTACCCCCCAGTTTCCCCACCAGTAAAATGCGTCTGCTTATCCCAGCTCTTTTCTTatcactgtgtgacctcaggtcagtttctttcccttctgttccttggtTTTCTTACCCAGAAAATGGGGCAACAGCGATGGGCCATCTCCACTGAGAGAAAACTCTGGGAGGGCTGAGCCTTTGCTTTCCTCCCCACCGTTGTAACCTGGCATCTGGCCCAGTGACCTAAAGAGTGGCAcccagtatttgttgaatgacttgTTGAATGTCCCAGGTCTAGGACAATCCTAGGGGactggcacatagaaagcactTCATAAATGGACACACTCACATTGCCTTGGGTCTGCTGCTTACCCACAGTGTGGGTTCAGGCAAGCAGCTTCCGgtacctgagcctcagtttcctcgtctgccCCACGGGTGGCTGTGAGGATTTAATTGAAATAATCCATGGAAATAATCCATGGAAAGCACATACAGCAGGTCCCCAATAGATTATATGTATGGAAGAGTCTACAAGATGTGTAAAAAGAGATCCTAATTTGGGTAAATTTGACGACAAGAAAAATATGAAGGTGGCTTGGAAGGAAATTTTTACTGTACATGTAATCTTTTGTATactttatattctttaatttttgaatttttcaaagacaaatagaattgaaaataaaaataaatccatccCTGGCAAAAAGAAGTATCAGCTATTATCTCCAACTGTCAAAGGAAGCCCCTTAAACTCAGAAAGGGTCCAAAACCTTTCTGAGTCACAAGGAGCTGGGAAATGGCAAAGATGAGATTTGAACACAAATCTGTCGGACtcgaaattaaaaacaaagaggagTGAGGAAAGGAAGCTCATTTAGCCTTCATTACTGTTTCCAAGAGAGGATCCCTGTCTGAGTAGAGGGAAGAGGCCAGCAAAGTGGAAAAGAGTGAGAGGTAAGGAAAGGCGAGCAGATCTCACAAGGCCAGGCCGTGGAGCTTTGGCTTCATTCTGGAGGCGTTGGAAGCAAAGGAAGGATTCTGAGCCGGGGAGTGACATAGTCCTTTCTAAGCGTTAAAATTGGGAAGGCCTGGAAGCCAAGGATGGGGCCCCAGGTCAGTGAGAGTGATGCACTGAGTGATAAAAGGGCAAGGGCCCCGGGGCAGATGAACAGGAGAGATTGAGAAATCAAAGCAGGCCAGAGAGTGGACCCACGGTCATCCAGATATCCCTCAGCAGCATGGCAGGGCCATGAACCCACGTGTCCCAACTCTACTTACCAATTTCCTCTTCCTTGGAGGTTGTTCAACCCATACCACTCCCACCCTTAAAAATGTCCTAAGACCCCTGAAGGGGCCCTGAGTCTAGTCTGGTGCCAGGAAAGAAGCCTAAATTCCCAGCAGCTTTGAGCTGAAGGGAACTAAGGGATGAGAGCATGCTGGTGTAGATAACTGATTGAAACAGCATTTCCTCCACCCCAGCGTGTGCTCGGAGGGAAGGGCCTGTGATCTTGTTTGCAGGCACTTGTGCATATGTCTGATGCCCCCATGGGAGTGCAGTGCTCTTAGTGCAATGGGCAAGCTTTGGGTGTGCCCAAGGCACACATAAGTGCACGGCAGACCTATATGTGTGTGAACCTGCATGTGCACCAGCCTAGGGGCCTCGTGCACACCCATCCTTGCAGGCACCCAGGAGGTGTCCAACATGTACTGGGCAGTGTGAACAGAAACCTTcatggatggggcttccctggtggcgcagtggttgagagtccgcctgccgatgcaggggacacggttcgtgcgccggtccgggaggatcccacatgccgcggagtggctgggcccttgagccatggccgaaGAAGAACAGCAGCGCCATTATTGAGCATTTAGTGTGTGCCAAGCACCATCCCAAGTGTTTACATCCTCCATGTGGTGAGTCTCCatcatacagatgaggaaataaaggcacagagaagggagCTGCCCACACAGCAACCACGAGCTTCCCCAGCTCTGAGTTCACATGAGGCCACCACCCCCTTGTCATTTTTCATGTCATTCAAAATTCATTTACAAAAACCTTTTATTATCTAGAAGTTACATCCATGCCTTGTAGAAAATTAgaatatgtgtttaaaaaaatgggaaaataaagcaGCGTATTCCTGCCACCCAGAGATGACTGCTGTTAACAGCTAAACATAGATTTCAGGGTTATTttctattatgtattttttaacacaAATAATATCTATAGTGCAAACTACTTTGACATCTCTTTTGTTTCCGTAGTTGACAATCTTCcccttctcattttgctcagGTATCATCTTCTGTAATACCCAGACAGCATCCAACCTCTTTGTCATTTTAAGGCAGACCAGGTGAGACAAATAAGCCATCTGCATGTGAAGGCGGACGCCTGAGAGGCGGATGAGGCCCGCTGGGGTCAGTGATGGGCCCTTCCTCCCCACTGCACCCTGCCCTCCTGTGGAGGGGCCCAGACCCTTGCCCTCCTGAGACAAGCTATTGGGGAGGGTGGGCGGCGGCAGAGGGGACCAAGAGAAGGCCCAGCCCCTCGGCACTGCATTCTGGGCCTCTCCATGTGCCCGTGCCCCGCAAGTAGGCACCCCCCTTGCTGCTAAGAGCTGCATGCCCACCCCCTCTCAGGCTACCCTAGGGTCCAGCTGGGGccctggagtggggaggggaggtggaggcaCACAAGACACATGCGTCAAAGGTGTGATGGGGCGTGGGGCGtgggggatggggttggggggagagtaGAGAAAACCCAGGGGCCAAGGCCGGCAAGCCAGCTGCCATGAtgtggagctggggggaggggccaggCCCTTTTCTGCTTGAGAGGTTCTCTGTGCGACTATACCTGTGTGTGAGGGTGAAAGAGTGTGTGTTCTTGTGGAATCTGTGTGAGTTTGTAGAAGTGTGTGGGTAAGCGTGAGGATGTGGAAAACTTACGTGGGGCACAGCTGCAGATGTGTTTCTACCTGGTGGTGGTTGTGAACTCATGCTTATGCGTCTGGATCTATCTTGACGTGTTTaagagtgtgtgtttgtgagaaCGCTTGTGAGCCAGGGCCTgcattggtgtgtgtgtgagagagcaagagaggacaATCCCGTGTGACTGTGGGAAGGGGCTTGCGGAAAGGCTCTGCTGGTTCGAGCTGGTGAACGTGCGCTGATCCACCTACTTTCTGCCCTCGTGTGTGAGTAGGTCTGTGTTCCGGGTCTCGTGCTATGGTCTGTGCTCCCCTCTGCCTGGGTCCTTCCAAAGcctcagccccattttacagatgaggacacccaGTCACCAGGTGCTGTTTTGATTCTGATTACCTTATTCTCTCTCTACCGCCGGCCTTCTGTCCAAATGCTGGCCAGTCCTTACTGCTCCAGTCAAATTGATGACACCTTGTTTTTTAAGCCTAAAACCTGCTTCTCCCAATTTGCTCAGCAACTCTTTGCTAATCACCCTGGATTTACCTAGGACATACTTTCCATGAATGAAAAAGCCATTCAGGGAACAGCACTGGGAAATGCCCCCACAGAGACGCTGATTTGTGCTTTATGCTGTGAAAGTCTCCTACTCTAACTGTTCAGGCCCAGATATGCAGCACATCAATGGGAAAGTTGCAACTGagagggggaaaaacaaaaaaacaaaaaaactttttgttttcaatCTGTGTCTCTTTTAAGCCCCACAGGATGGAGATGTCCTGAAATAAGAAATTAAACAAGAGGGGAAACCCCATTATCTTTTTTAATGGGTCCCTCAGGATTCCACGCAGACCCCCTTCCCAGCCGCTGTGTGGTCCAGGCCTGAGAAcacccagccccccagccccgtGGCCCACGCCCACCCACCACCCAGCCTGGGAGGCAGTTTCCCAGGATTCACATGGTAATGAAGGCATCCATCTTCTCCCAGACACACACTGGGCCCTCCGACCCTCCCAGGCCCCCCACACAATGGCCCCCCAGAGCGGAGGCCCCACCACCTGTTGGATTttcccagggaagggagagagagggtcaAGGAGAAGAACCCCTTCCTCTCAACCCGCAGCCCACTGGCGCCTTCTACCTGGGAGTGAGACAGTGAGAAAGCCTGTGTTCTCACTCCCTCCTTAGCTGACTgcaccttcagtttcctcatccgcaAAATGCAGGTGGTGGTACCTGAGTCATTGGTGGCTGGAAGGATTCCATTGGGAGTGGTGCTAAGTGAACTGCAGACAAAGGGGGAGTGGAGTCAATGCTAAACTCTCAGCGATCACCACCAGTTTACATGGGACCAGGCCAGATGCAGCACGTTGCATCATTGTCACAGTGCATCTCCATCACAATCCTGCGGTTGGCGCAGCTAGGATCCATTTGTAGAACAGGgcgctgaggcccagggaagatGGACTTCGTGCCCGGAGCACCACAGTTCTCAAAGCCACAGAGCCATGAATCCAGTTTGCCTCACCCCACAGcctgaaatcctaaccactactttagatcattaccatcatcattatcatcacaaTTATTGAATTAGATAGTGATCCTGGAAAAGGCCACATGAAAGTCCCTAGGGAAGCCAAGAAGGGTGGCTTTACTCATCTCTGTCTCCCCAGGACTTagccagagcctggcacacagtaggtgattAATAACTGAGGATTGCATGAGTGACATAACTGAAAAAtgaaacacacatttatttctggGTCATAGAGTCTGTTTCATTATCTCTTACCTTCTGTTGAGCATCTACTGCAAAATGCTTATGAATAAATGATTCCCCAAATAAATGCATAGTTCCAACTTGCAATAAGTAAACAGAGACgaaggcggggagggggagggcattCACAGCAAGTAACCGAAAATCAAAGTCATGACCTCTTTAAGTGGAATCTTGGAAATCCCTGGACCACACCAcctccacaacacacacacactgctgctCCCCAGTGCAGAAATTGCCTCACCTGCACCCTACCCAAATCCTTAAATATTCAGAAGTTATCTCTGTGCGTTTATAGGTGTGGGGACAGGatgatttttatcttgtttagaGCTGATCTATATGTCCAAACTCTCTATAATGAATATGTGTTATCATTTTAATCAGCCTTAATATAAGGAATACATTATTATGAAACAACAAGTCATGTAGAAGTACATGCCACAGAAAGGGGAAGGTCCACCTTCAATCTGAGTCCTCGACCTGATCCCACATCCCAACGCCAGAGACAACCCCTATGCATCCTGCTGGAGtaactgagcattttattttattttttggccgcgtcATATGGCATGCGggaccctgaccagggatcaagcctgtgccctctgcagtggaagtgtggagtcttaaccattggaccgccagggaagtccctctctgggcattttaaaagtgtattctagggcttccctggtggcataatggttaagaatctgcctgccaatgcaggagacacgggttcgagccctggtcctggaagatcccacatgccgcggagcaactaagcccgtgcacaacaactactgagcccgtgtgctataactactgaagcccgcatgcctagagcctgtgctccacaacaagagaagccacggcaatgagaagcccatgcaccgcaacgaagagtagaccccacttgccgcaactagagaaagcctgcgcatggcaacaaagacccagcgcagccaaaaataaataaataaaacaaatatttttaaaaaaataataataaaaagtaaaaaaatttttttaaaaaatctttttaacgtACATTCTAGAGaaaccctgaagacattatgctacaTGAAGGAGACCAGTCCCAAAAGaccaaatattgtatgattccatttataggaaggAGCCAGGATAGGCaaacctatagagacagaaagtggattagtggCTACCAGGGTCTGAGAGGTAGGGGTAAATGGAAAGTGATTGCTAATAGATTTCTTTTGGGGTTAATGAAGATGTTATAAaattaattgtggtgatggttgcacaactctgtgatatactaaaaaccattgagttgtacactttaaatggatgaattgtataATATGAtacgtgaattatatctcaataaagatgttaaagaaaaaaaagtagattctAGAAATGCTCCTACCTCGGAGCCCTCAGCCCACTGACAGGGTGTTTCCCACCTCCAAGCCCCGGGTCCCACCTCCAGGTGGCTGTGACTGAGTGATTCTCAGGTCCAGTCACGGGTCCAGGTGAGTTCCTCAGACTGGTTCACAGATGTCTCCTTACCACACAATCTCAGACTGGGGGAAACCCCAGAAACAAAGCAAGCATTCTCCCTTAATCTTTTCTGGGTCCAAACCTCTCCCTTTTACATTGTAATTTTATTTCGTTTTTGAATCAGTAATACACTCTCatggtatataattttaaaagtacagacaTCTCCCTTTTCACCCCCAGAGGCAGCCACACGGTGATCAGTTTCCTAGTGAGTTACAagtaaatgcatatattttcttttttattctttttaaacacaAGGGGTGGCAGTCTATGCATATTACCCTGCAACTCTGCAaacggttttgttttgtttttctacttaacAAAGTACTTGGAGACCTTAGTATTTCAGGATAAAGGCTGCTTCCTCATTTTTTCACAGCTGCATGTATATATTCCACTACATGGAGAGAACAGCCTTTATTCAACCAGTCCCCTAGTGATGGACATATGGGTTTTTTCCAGTTGGCTGCTCTTCCTGGACATACATCATTTCACACATCTGAGTATATCCTTAGTATAAATTCCTGAAAGTGAAAGTGCTGTCTCATGATTTCCCAGAGCCACACGGTATTTCATAGTGTATTTAGCTATTCTCcttttgatggatatttagatCGTTTCCAATTGGTTGCTCTTATGAACAAGACTGCTATGAACACTTTATAGATTCCTCGCAGACCCCTTTGGCAATGTGTTAGAAGCTGTGGAGCTTTTCCCCCCCCAAAAATGCATCAAATTCACCCAACATCGAAACCCAACCAGGAGCCTCAAAGTTAAGAAACTCTGATCTAAACCGACTGCTGTCACACAAACAGAGAAACGCAAGGCCGGAGATGAGCAGGGACAACCCTCCAGTACAGCGGGGATAGCAACCCTGCAGCAGTGGGCTCAGAGTTGTTGAGATTCCGCTCAGTGAGTCGGGCCACCATCCTCCTCTGCTCAAAGCCATCCCAGGGCTCCTATCTCACCAAAGTCCTCACTGTGGCCTCTGAGTTCCAGCTATGCCCCTTCCCCCATATCTCCCTGACCTTCACTTCCTAG from Tursiops truncatus isolate mTurTru1 chromosome 15, mTurTru1.mat.Y, whole genome shotgun sequence includes:
- the HM13 gene encoding minor histocompatibility antigen H13 isoform X3, whose translation is MNKFFPANFPNRQYQLLFTQGSGENKEEPTAMPSSVQGLTGGRGSPAPGSGLTRPLCPEIINYEFDTKDLVCLGLSSIVGVWYLLRKHWIANNLFGLAFSLNGVELLHLNNVSTGCILLGGLFIYDVFWVFGTNVMVTVAKSFEAPIKLVFPQDLLEKGLEADNFAMLGLGDIVIPGIFIALLLRFDISLKKNTHTYFYTSFAAYIFGLGLTIFIMHIFKHAQPALLYLVPACIGFPVLVALAKGEVTEMFSYESSAEILPHTPRLTHFPTVSGSPASLADSMQQKLAGPRRRRPQNPSAIGRFKKLKIGLHKPKSNLSRLPLPLPPLGTTRHRESGAGSLSEEGAQRGRAKSWKLRGVKSKGSSSSDRIQRGNRGLDIEGAGEEGEMMRLVPDPLRARHTGPHGRSPAEGERQLQERGRGSRLPPTGPPGPGSLSRISGLALPLPIPARKGSPRLPPPPQVPGGKSGSDF